The stretch of DNA TTTATGACACAGTACCTCCAGTGTCTTGGTATTTATAGGTAAAATGTATTATTATTGTATTATTATTGTAGCACTACTACCGTACAAGAATTACATTCCGTATTGTATGCAATCTATTATCTAGTTAGGTCACTCCACAGTGGCGTTGGAAAAGTCCACGTTATAGGTGGGATCATCCTTTCGAGAAATCTTTCGGTACTCGTCAATAACCTTTTGTCGCTCGGCCTCGAGAATGAGACGCCGGGCGTTGTCTCCGGAAGCCTTGGGGACGTTAGGAAGCAGCTTTCGAGGCAGATTCAGCACAGGGGGAGCGTCAGCCACCTCTCCAAacttggccttcttgttcttcttttctAGCACGGCCCAAGGATCGGGCGACTTATCTCTCTGCTTCTTGGGGAAGAACAGGTCGTTCTTGAGCCGTTTCTCATCCATCCCGTCTCCCTCCTCTGCAGCCTCatcggccttcttgtagtCCATCTCGTTCTGCAGAACCCggttcttctgcttctgaatgttcttcttgtcaaGCCGTgtgagctccttggcgttTTCCGACTTGCGGGGCTTCGCATTGGGCAGCGCTTCGTCAACTCTTCGAGAGAAGTCCGCCCACGACTCACCGGGTTTCATTTGCAGCTCGGAGTTCTCATGCGAAATGTGTTTGTTGGTAGGGTACAGTTCCTTCTTTTGCTTCTTTCGGCccctctcctcctcctggcTCTGGGCAGTTCGCTCCTGGCGGGCCATCATTCGCTTGAAGCTCTTGGGGGTATCGTCATCGTGACTGTCGTTGTAGTTGTCCTTGGCGAACttccccttcttcttggtgaacttgctcttctttcgGTTAGAGAAGTCCTCGGGGTCCTGGTCCAGCGGTACCACCTCTCGTTTGAGCACGTTTCTCGGTCGTTTTCGGGGCATTTGTGTATGGTGATGAGTATATCTGAAGTATCTTGGAACTACAGTGATGCTGGAATAAACTTGCACTGCATGAAATTATTTTTCTGACGACAAACCTTATTCAAGAAATTTACAGACATGCTGCTACGAGGATATTGGTGATATAACAACGCCatacacagacacacaaacacacaatggTGAAACGATCGCGAGACGTGGCCAAGTTTGAAAAGCGGGCCAAGGCTcggcaggagcaggacaGCAAGCTTGCGCAATCATGGCAGTACATCAAAGACTCTgacaacgaggaggatgaggactATGGACCTCGATCTttcaaggaggaagaaTCTCTCGGTGAAATGCTGCCTGTGCGAGGCGAAGACGGCCAGATCAAGCGGGTGATGCGCAAGAAGGGCGACAAAATCAGCAAGCgaaagctggaggagcaagCTGAGAGACAGCGacaggaggaagaggaggaggcagctcgagaggcagcagaggcagcagcagcagaacaggcagccaaggaggccgccgagaaggaagaggaggacgacatTGGCGATTCTGAtttcgaggaggaagacgaggtcACTGGAGAGGCCCGATTTCGAAAGGCCCAGGCCGAGATTGCAGAACTGGCCGACCAGCTCAACGAGGACGCCGAGGAGAACATTCACTGTCTGCGCAAGATTCGGGAGCTCATGGGTCGAAAGCAGTCATTCCGGGTGGTACAACTGACGATTCTGTCGCTGGTTCCTATTTTCCAGTCGATCATTCCTGGTTACAAAATCAGACCCTTAACCGAGGCCGAAAAGCGAGAAAAGGTGTCTAAGGAGGTCAAGAGACTACGAAACTTCGAGAcgtcgctgctgcagaaCTACAAGGCGTATCTAGACTACATTAGCAAGTTTTCCAAGAAGGCCCGAGGCTCCACTGAAGGCACCATGAAACGAATTTTGGGAGACTCGTGCGTGGTGGCAGCCTGCGAACTTCTCAAGACGTCTGCGTACTTCAACTTCAGATCTGACCTCGTGGCGATTGTGGTGAACCGTGTGGGACAGAAGCCCTACGACGCCAACTACTTCAAGGCGTTGTCCACCATCGAGTCTCTGTTTGAGGACGACTTCGAGGGTTCTGCTgtgaaggagattgtcatGTCCTTGTCCAAGATGATCCGTGCAAAGAAGTATAGAATTGACGAGTCGTTGCTCAACTCACTGCTTAAACTGCGGTTGCTGACAGAGCTCGACGCCAGAGCTTCCCAGAGACACGTGGAGTCTCAACAAGCACCGACAGCCAAGGTGCGAAAGAAGGACCGAGTGCACCTGACCAAGAAGCAGCGAAAAAcgctcaaggagaagaaggagatcgacgaggagatgctAAAGGCAGAGATGGCGGTATCGACCGAGGAGCGAGAGAAGATCCAGGGAGAGACGCTCAAAATCGTCTTTGTTCTGTACTTtaacattctcaaggaacGACCACAGCATCTCATGGCAGCCACTCTGGAGGGTCTGGCCAAATTTTCGCATCTCATCAACGCCGACTTCTTTGGcgatctgctggaggtgCTACGGGAGCTCATCACCGAGCGTCAAATCCGATACACCGACGACGGAAAGCAAGAGTTCTTGGAAACCTCTACCCGAGAGGCTCTTCTGTGTATTGTCACTGCATTCGTGCTGCTTGGAGGCCAGGTGGGCGAGTCCATGAACCTCGATCTGaccttcttcatcaaccACTTCTACTCGTCACTCTACGCTCTGGGTCTCAACCCCGACATTGAGCTGTCACACAAGTCTCTTCGTCTTGATGATCCCAACACCAACGAGTCCGCCAGCAATAAGCGGTCCAAAATCAACGTGGCCacagagatggagatggtggtgaggTCGTTCGAGGGTATTTTCTTGCAGCAGAAGCACGTGTCTCGGCTGCGAGTCCAGGCTTTTGCGAAGAGACTGGCTACCATCTGTCTCCAGCTACCCGAAAAGTCGTGCATGGCCGGTCTCAAGATTCTCGACCGGCTCAATAAGAAGTTCACCGTTATGACCGCTCTGTACTCGTCCGACGACCGAATCACCAACGGAGTGTACCGAATGGACGTGGACCAACCCGACCATGCCAACCCCGAAGCATCTACCATCTGGGAGACAGTGTTGCTGGAGAAACACTTCTCGCCAgacattgccaaggccgcCAAACTGGTGCCCCGAaacgtcaagaagaacaagcaTTAGAGAGGATTATAGAAATGTATATTTGGACAACAGGAATAGCTAGTGAGTGACTGAGTGTAAACAGTGTGTTATAGATGAGTAAATCTACCATACGATTCATCTGAATGTATAGGCAAAGCTCTATAGGAGCTACAGTTACTCAGCAACTGCACCTGCGTTTGATTATGCCGTATCTGACAATGACGCAATCAATAGTATCCATTATGGAAAATGAGGATCCAGTAACTATGTATTCATTCAGACATAACACAACATACGATAAGACGTGGAAAGGGGTCATAGAGAGAGACCCCCACCTTTCCGATGGACATAGTCTATGGGAAATGCAGGTCAGGATGCTTTCAGATGTTTTGAGAACTCTCAAACAACTGTAGTGAGTACACAGGAATGAAAGTAGTTGTAATATCTTCTGTACTGTGGTAGCTGAGTTCAGAGCTCTCTCTTGACATTAGTAGGTTCGTATAACAAACGTCGGTCGATCTGCGTCAGTACCTCGATTATGCTATTCAAATGCAGAACACCTCCGTTGATATCACCACGACCCATGCTCTACATTGTCTTGTATCAGATACGTTTTATACTTCTGCTGTTCCCTATCTTCAAGGTCAAGATTATCAGCCATATCTGACAGCATCAATTTTCTCGATATGACAACTTGCAAACCTGGACTTGGGCCTGCAGCCACTCAAGCCTTGAATGCGGATGTCAATGGGGACTTTCAGAGTGTCCAGTAGGGCTACTCTTGTTTGTTGGTTGAGAGCTGTTTGACCCAGCAACTTCCTTAGACTGTCTATCATCAAGCCATAAGTTATCAGGCTTCATTTTGTAAACCAACTCTGCCATTCAACTTTGAGACTCAGGTTCGACCGCTTTATACAGCCCAAATTCGAGTATCTGGTCCCATTCACCCTCAGGTGCTTGAACAGACTCCTACACCTAAGATTCGTATCAGTCGGGCCTTGATATTGGAGCAACCAGTGGGCTTGACAGCTCTCCGGCCAGATTGAGCCGCCCTTCAACACACTCATTCTGCATGAACAGAAGCTATTCAAGTACCACCTCAGGTGGAGGTTCAAGTACCTGCTGTGCTTGAAAAAGAACCACTTCTACTTCAGTTGAAGGACCCTGTAAATTCAGCCTCTTGAGGAGTAACGGGGCACTAGAGCTGCCAAGCCAATCTGCCACCCTTCCTGGTTCCAGAACTGGGAACCCAAGACCAACTTCTACATTCCTTTTCGCTTCTCTCCAAGCAACAAGAAGAGGATAAACAAGTTCCGGTCTAACATCCAGAGCGGCTTTGACAGAACCAGTGCGAGTCCGAGCCCGTCAGAGACCTGCTCTACTTCATGTTCCCCAACCCCGACACCTCCATATTTGATGTAGCTCAAGGGGAAAGTcccgagaaggagaagccccAGCAGTACCGCTATACAAGGAGGAAGTCAACTCATCCATGTGGTACCGAATCGACACTTATGGAGCAGAgagaaaaggtggagagagaTACTTTGCTCTGTGCAAGT from Yarrowia lipolytica chromosome 1D, complete sequence encodes:
- a CDS encoding uncharacterized protein (Compare to YALI0D10527g, no similarity possibly noncoding), which gives rise to MFPNPDTSIFDVAQGESPEKEKPQQYRYTRRKSTHPCGTESTLMEQREKVERDTLLCASRGTRLEIVPGQPSNSSPRYLCSHKEYLSFPYKCDSRQEIP
- a CDS encoding uncharacterized protein (Compare to YALI0D10483g, no similarity), which produces MPRKRPRNVLKREVVPLDQDPEDFSNRKKSKFTKKKGKFAKDNYNDSHDDDTPKSFKRMMARQERTAQSQEEERGRKKQKKELYPTNKHISHENSELQMKPGESWADFSRRVDEALPNAKPRKSENAKELTRLDKKNIQKQKNRVLQNEMDYKKADEAAEEGDGMDEKRLKNDLFFPKKQRDKSPDPWAVLEKKNKKAKFGEVADAPPVLNLPRKLLPNVPKASGDNARRLILEAERQKVIDEYRKISRKDDPTYNVDFSNATVE
- a CDS encoding uncharacterized protein (Compare to YALI0D10505g, similar to Saccharomyces cerevisiae NOC3 (YLR002C); ancestral locus Anc_5.222, similar to uniprot|Q07896 Saccharomyces cerevisiae Chromosome XII reading frame ORF YLR002C), which codes for MVKRSRDVAKFEKRAKARQEQDSKLAQSWQYIKDSDNEEDEDYGPRSFKEEESLGEMLPVRGEDGQIKRVMRKKGDKISKRKLEEQAERQRQEEEEEAAREAAEAAAAEQAAKEAAEKEEEDDIGDSDFEEEDEVTGEARFRKAQAEIAELADQLNEDAEENIHCLRKIRELMGRKQSFRVVQLTILSLVPIFQSIIPGYKIRPLTEAEKREKVSKEVKRLRNFETSLLQNYKAYLDYISKFSKKARGSTEGTMKRILGDSCVVAACELLKTSAYFNFRSDLVAIVVNRVGQKPYDANYFKALSTIESLFEDDFEGSAVKEIVMSLSKMIRAKKYRIDESLLNSLLKLRLLTELDARASQRHVESQQAPTAKVRKKDRVHLTKKQRKTLKEKKEIDEEMLKAEMAVSTEEREKIQGETLKIVFVLYFNILKERPQHLMAATLEGLAKFSHLINADFFGDLLEVLRELITERQIRYTDDGKQEFLETSTREALLCIVTAFVLLGGQVGESMNLDLTFFINHFYSSLYALGLNPDIELSHKSLRLDDPNTNESASNKRSKINVATEMEMVVRSFEGIFLQQKHVSRLRVQAFAKRLATICLQLPEKSCMAGLKILDRLNKKFTVMTALYSSDDRITNGVYRMDVDQPDHANPEASTIWETVLLEKHFSPDIAKAAKLVPRNVKKNKH